In Clostridium sporogenes, one genomic interval encodes:
- a CDS encoding response regulator, translating to MQNIIILDDMSYMRYRVKDLLEEKDIKVYETSTSFEFFNKLYEKKDNIDLIILELGLTREDGFEVVEKIREKNVDIPIVILTKVNTRDAFAKVIREGISDYILKPFDNKVLLDRIVKTIKESKGSKEQVSTEKESKVQKIYINEDNENTNEVKEEVVKEKEIIDPNVKEEELPEEFKIYFVDELNKAKTDNTKVSSVIFTLIKNTDEEEKIDVKESYITLTDVFYKGIKDIFKGPNFITKHGLLTFVGVLPNCDEDKVEDMKNKIQEKYKMLSLIYPQLSQYHVGYGNVTYPVDGDTVEALLDKLMDKMRENIKLK from the coding sequence GTGCAAAATATTATAATATTAGATGATATGAGTTATATGAGATACAGAGTTAAAGATCTTTTAGAGGAAAAAGACATAAAAGTTTATGAGACTTCTACTTCCTTTGAATTTTTTAATAAGCTTTATGAAAAAAAGGATAATATAGATTTGATAATACTAGAGTTAGGTTTGACTAGGGAAGATGGATTTGAGGTAGTTGAAAAGATAAGAGAAAAAAATGTGGACATTCCTATAGTTATATTAACTAAGGTAAACACTAGAGATGCCTTTGCAAAGGTAATAAGAGAAGGTATTTCAGATTATATATTAAAACCTTTTGATAATAAAGTTCTATTAGATAGAATAGTTAAAACTATAAAAGAAAGTAAAGGTAGTAAAGAACAAGTATCAACAGAAAAGGAATCTAAAGTTCAAAAAATATATATTAATGAAGATAATGAAAACACTAATGAAGTTAAAGAAGAAGTTGTTAAAGAAAAAGAAATTATAGATCCCAATGTTAAGGAAGAAGAATTACCGGAAGAGTTTAAAATTTATTTCGTTGATGAATTAAATAAAGCTAAAACAGATAACACAAAAGTTTCTTCAGTTATATTTACTCTTATAAAAAATACAGATGAGGAAGAAAAAATAGATGTAAAAGAAAGTTATATAACATTAACAGATGTTTTTTATAAAGGAATAAAGGATATTTTTAAAGGTCCAAATTTTATAACAAAGCATGGTTTATTAACTTTTGTAGGTGTATTGCCAAATTGTGATGAAGATAAAGTTGAAGATATGAAAAATAAAATACAAGAAAAATATAAAATGCTTTCTTTAATTTATCCTCAATTATCACAATATCATGTAGGATATGGAAATGTAACTTATCCTGTAGATGGAGATACTGTAGAGGCACTTTTGGATAAACTTATGGATAAGATGAGGGAAAATATAAAATTAAAATAA